From a single Poecilia reticulata strain Guanapo linkage group LG2, Guppy_female_1.0+MT, whole genome shotgun sequence genomic region:
- the npbwr2b gene encoding neuropeptides B/W receptor type 2b produces MMENVTHPRGELPVCNDSVDPSGNGSDLNCIIPYFNADLYIILPIIYSVICAVGLTGNMAVIYVILKAPKMKTVTNMFILNLAIADDLFTLVLPISIADHLLNYWPFGEVLCKVILSIDHYNIFSSIYFLTVMSIDRYLVVWATVSSKRMPYRTYRAAKIISFCVWLLVIFIVMPFTVFAGVYVNPHDGRKSCVLLLPMPEALWVKMSRIYTLILGFAIPVSTICILYTMMLYKLRNMRLNSNAKALDKAKKKVTIMVFIVVAVCLFCWTPYHLSTIVVLTTDLSSTPLVIGISYFITSLSYANSCLNPFLYAFLDDSFTKAFKKMMECRPA; encoded by the coding sequence ATGATGGAAAACGTGACCCATCCAAGAGGTGAGCTGCCGGTTTGCAACGACTCGGTGGACCCGTCGGGGAACGGCTCCGACCTGAACTGCATCATCCCGTACTTCAACGCCGACCTCTACATCATCCTGCCAATCATCTACTCTGTGATCTGCGCGGTGGGACTGACGGGCAACATGGCTGTCATATACGTCATCCTCAAAGCCCCGAAGATGAAAACGGTCACCAACATGTTCATCCTGAACTTGGCCATTGCAGATGACTTGTTCACCCTGGTGTTGCCGATCAGCATAGCGGACCATCTGCTGAACTACTGGCCGTTTGGCGAAGTTTTGTGCAAAGTCATCCTCAGCATTGACCACTACAACATATTCTCCAGCATCTACTTCCTGACGGTTATGAGCATCGATCGCTATCTGGTTGTCTGGGCAACGGTCAGTTCCAAGCGCATGCCGTACCGCACCTACAGAGCCGCCAAAATCATCTCGTTTTGCGTCTGGCTCCTCGTCATCTTCATCGTCATGCCCTTCACCGTCTTCGCCGGCGTCTACGTGAATCCACACGACGGCAGGAAGAGCTGCGTGCTGCTCCTGCCGATGCCGGAGGCTCTGTGGGTCAAAATGAGCCGGATCTACACGCTCATCCTGGGCTTCGCCATTCCCGTCTCAACCATCTGCATTTTGTACACCATGATGCTCTACAAGTTGCGGAACATGAGGCTGAACAGCAACGCCAAGGCTCTGGACAAGGCCAAGAAGAAGGTGACCATCATGGTCTTCATCGTGGTGGCCGTGTGCTTGTTCTGCTGGACGCCGTACCACCTGAGCACCATCGTGGTTCTGACGACGGACCTGAGCAGCACGCCTCTGGTGATCGGGATCTCCTACTTCATAACCAGCCTGAGCTACGCCAACTCCTGTCTCAACCCGTTCCTGTACGCCTTCCTGGACGACAGCTTCACAAAAGCTTTTAAGAAGATGATGGAATGCAGACCGGCCTGA